One stretch of Holophagaceae bacterium DNA includes these proteins:
- a CDS encoding SRPBCC family protein, translating into MTSIATDAAALALPAEKLFTFLADLSNHRAFLEPAAKDFSGEADSHRYKIEVMGMTMPVEALIGERVAPTLITLVPGAKKMFDHTLRFEITPAGDGCSLRIVDEADLPPMMKMMGAEKLLKAQLDSALAKIQELAEAGGLG; encoded by the coding sequence ATGACCTCGATTGCCACAGATGCCGCCGCCCTTGCCTTGCCCGCGGAGAAGCTATTCACGTTTCTCGCGGATCTCTCCAACCACCGCGCATTCTTGGAACCCGCGGCCAAGGATTTCAGCGGCGAAGCGGACAGCCACCGCTACAAGATCGAAGTGATGGGCATGACCATGCCCGTGGAAGCGCTCATCGGCGAAAGGGTTGCGCCCACCCTCATCACGCTCGTGCCCGGTGCCAAGAAGATGTTCGACCACACCCTGCGCTTCGAGATCACGCCGGCCGGCGATGGCTGCAGCCTGCGGATCGTGGATGAAGCCGACCTGCCACCCATGATGAAGATGATGGGCGCCGAGAAATTGCTGAAGGCCCAGCTGGACAGCGCCCTCGCGAAGATCCAGGAACTCGCGGAGGCGGGCGGGCTGGGCTGA
- a CDS encoding Smr/MutS family protein — MRISKPTQAELEALEFPDLRELIKSGARTQAARAAVEAMHPFDGRAAIRRLRQLELEPLWRERPGALPISSLDAALDELLNPAGWLLPDHWRSFREGLPALSQLLKSVASIGWPADLDPPGGTHPGIDCLHITAGLLPDPAPLADRFRRVFTEDGLLDALKVPGLAELHSHRQRAFQSVQARLNRYLREQADAFQEASIVERNGRFCLPVRTDRRGQVEGLVLDRSSTGATLFLEPMGAVPLNNDFVEADSAYSQAVQAFLRRLLEELRERREDFVRWRSFQGEVDEILALLRWQSLCEGCLPELDAPRLHLALARHPLLLAKVRDALELEPLDHEVVPLSLDLHEDRPGLVISGSNTGGKTVVLKTVGLLACLGHAGCAIPAEKGSSLPSLPSLHADIGDHQSLLGSLSTFSSHILHVKSILQHAKPGGLVLLDELGTGTDPKEGAALGIAILKALSRRGAWVLCSTHLGEISQWALSNPRFQNASVQFDEEKLAPTYHLMVGLPGQSRALSIARRLGLPPQVLDHADQVLGRREKDWREFLRKLEADRLRVLQLEAELRLGQQSLEKDRRILGQREEQLRESQEKTQRDGAQKVERVLDFLDHEGKRLVKELKSKSRASENADRIGMEAHERVKLLTKIAASELKPKSPKSNPDKDLPSLKLDGFARHRGLGLEGRVVAMKGDRVTLEVAPGKRFEARAGELDALHRKELEPPKASEGRVRVRVDSGEAWEELNLIGRASDDVDMEVHRFVESAIAGGRLHIRIVHGHGTGRLKSAVRLALQGHPGIKGIEDAPLSQGGAGATLITLR, encoded by the coding sequence ATGCGCATTTCCAAACCCACCCAAGCCGAGCTGGAGGCCCTGGAATTTCCGGACCTGCGCGAGCTGATCAAGTCCGGGGCGAGGACCCAGGCCGCGCGTGCGGCAGTCGAAGCCATGCATCCTTTCGACGGCCGGGCGGCCATCCGGCGGTTGCGGCAGTTGGAGCTGGAGCCGCTGTGGCGGGAGCGCCCGGGGGCTCTACCCATCTCCAGCCTCGACGCCGCCCTCGATGAATTGCTGAACCCCGCAGGTTGGCTGCTTCCGGATCACTGGCGGAGTTTCCGGGAGGGGCTTCCGGCCTTGTCACAATTGCTGAAGTCGGTCGCAAGCATCGGCTGGCCCGCGGATCTGGATCCACCCGGAGGCACGCATCCGGGCATCGATTGTCTGCACATCACCGCAGGCTTGCTTCCGGACCCGGCCCCGCTCGCAGATCGTTTCCGCCGCGTCTTCACCGAAGACGGCCTGTTGGACGCCCTGAAAGTGCCTGGCCTGGCCGAACTGCACAGCCACCGCCAGCGCGCCTTCCAATCGGTGCAGGCCAGGTTGAACCGGTACCTCAGGGAACAGGCGGATGCCTTCCAGGAAGCCTCCATCGTGGAGCGCAACGGGCGATTCTGCCTGCCGGTCCGCACGGACCGCCGGGGACAGGTGGAGGGCCTGGTGCTGGACCGTTCCAGCACGGGCGCCACGCTATTTCTTGAACCCATGGGAGCGGTGCCGCTCAACAACGATTTTGTGGAGGCCGACAGCGCCTATTCGCAAGCGGTCCAGGCTTTCCTGAGGCGCCTGCTGGAAGAGCTGCGGGAGCGCCGCGAAGACTTCGTCCGTTGGCGCAGCTTCCAGGGGGAGGTGGATGAGATCCTCGCGCTGCTCCGCTGGCAGAGCCTCTGCGAAGGCTGCTTGCCGGAACTGGATGCCCCTCGGCTGCATCTGGCCCTCGCCCGCCACCCGCTGTTGCTGGCCAAGGTGCGCGATGCCCTGGAGCTGGAGCCGCTCGACCACGAGGTGGTGCCCCTGTCCCTCGATTTGCATGAGGACCGCCCGGGCCTGGTGATCTCGGGTTCCAACACCGGCGGCAAGACCGTGGTGCTGAAGACCGTGGGCCTGCTGGCCTGCCTGGGGCACGCAGGCTGCGCCATTCCCGCCGAAAAAGGAAGCTCCCTGCCCTCCTTGCCGAGCTTGCACGCGGACATCGGGGACCACCAATCGCTCTTGGGCAGCCTTTCCACTTTTTCCAGCCACATCCTCCATGTGAAAAGCATCCTCCAGCATGCCAAACCCGGCGGCCTGGTGCTGCTGGATGAACTGGGCACCGGCACCGACCCCAAGGAAGGCGCGGCGTTGGGCATCGCCATCCTGAAGGCCCTGAGCCGCCGCGGCGCCTGGGTGCTTTGTTCCACCCACCTGGGCGAGATCAGCCAGTGGGCTCTTTCCAACCCCCGCTTCCAGAACGCCTCCGTGCAATTCGACGAGGAAAAGCTCGCGCCCACCTACCACCTGATGGTGGGCCTTCCGGGCCAGAGCCGCGCGCTATCCATCGCCCGGCGCCTGGGCCTGCCGCCCCAGGTCCTCGACCACGCCGACCAGGTCCTGGGGAGGCGGGAAAAGGACTGGCGGGAATTCCTCCGGAAACTCGAGGCGGACCGCCTGCGGGTGCTCCAGCTCGAAGCCGAATTGCGCCTGGGCCAGCAGAGCCTCGAAAAGGACCGCAGAATCCTGGGGCAGCGTGAAGAGCAGCTCCGCGAGTCCCAGGAAAAAACCCAGCGGGACGGGGCCCAAAAAGTGGAGCGCGTGCTGGATTTCCTGGATCACGAAGGCAAGCGCCTCGTGAAAGAGCTGAAATCGAAATCCAGGGCTTCAGAAAATGCCGACCGCATCGGCATGGAGGCCCACGAACGGGTGAAGCTGCTCACGAAAATCGCCGCCTCCGAGCTGAAGCCAAAATCCCCCAAATCCAATCCGGACAAAGATCTTCCAAGCCTCAAGCTGGACGGCTTCGCCCGCCACCGAGGTCTGGGATTGGAAGGCCGCGTGGTCGCCATGAAGGGCGACCGGGTGACCCTGGAAGTGGCTCCCGGCAAGCGGTTCGAAGCCAGGGCCGGCGAACTCGACGCCCTCCATCGCAAAGAACTTGAACCGCCGAAGGCCAGCGAAGGCCGGGTGCGGGTGCGGGTGGACAGCGGCGAAGCTTGGGAAGAACTGAACCTCATCGGCCGCGCCAGCGACGACGTGGACATGGAGGTCCACCGTTTCGTGGAAAGCGCCATCGCAGGGGGGCGGCTGCACATCCGCATCGTCCACGGCCACGGCACCGGCCGCCTGAAGAGTGCCGTGCGCTTAGCGCTGCAGGGGCACCCTGGCATCAAGGGCATCGAGGACGCCCCCTTGAGCCAGGGCGGGGCCGGAGCCACGCTCATCACGCTCCGCTGA
- the rpsU gene encoding 30S ribosomal protein S21, translating into MPLVKIKEDETFENALRRFKRKCEKSGILSELKKRQHFEKPSAKRKRKMLAARKKTLKRLSQERRLMKGA; encoded by the coding sequence ATGCCATTGGTTAAAATCAAGGAAGACGAGACGTTCGAAAACGCTCTGCGACGCTTCAAGCGCAAGTGCGAGAAGTCAGGGATCCTGAGCGAGCTCAAAAAGCGCCAGCATTTCGAAAAGCCCTCCGCGAAGCGGAAGCGGAAGATGCTCGCCGCCCGCAAGAAGACCCTCAAGCGCCTCTCCCAGGAGCGCCGCCTCATGAAGGGCGCCTGA
- a CDS encoding protein kinase, giving the protein MSRPLLLVVDGESLKSPALVATLELDGWDIRWASNQEARHFIDWGLEPNLILLDPAHGGEASFEVAKLFLARLPGLPVLVLQGEETAPYANFPKVFKGYLSKDDAVQTWPSALRAYKPDLSRSSGRFSSEDIFGDLLADIEGETAPPAKDVKPRPEKASPPAPPAPVAPKAAAAAPAAPAAPVVPAPAPPRPATPKTAETKPVVPKIQLPKFLLPAPKAQPAPPAPAIPKITLNPASKAAVKPVSAVPSSSPSHSALSIPSPAATQAMKIEPFVPPPPAPPPPKAGLDSDDIFGGLLEELEGNAGGGIGAVLAQPAPDPEVRKPEAAPPVPQPPAAAAALVPEAPKLAAPPPPMAQDKSSEAVPKTGDQQDDEYTLSGISGIFDPFALEAEATGSASIAGPTIMDRPPAPLPPSLMGTQAFPDMSEPAPANVLEEYGNYYLLEKIAVGGMAELFKAKQRGVQGFQKIVAIKRILPHLSDNEEFVTMFIDEAKLAAQLTHPNIVQIFDLGKASGSYYIAMEYVDGKDLRSLLRKVREYRLPFPEPVAAFVTMKVAVALDHAHRKKALNDRELKLVHRDISPQNILISSDGAVKLVDFGIAKAATKNTQTLAGALKGKLLYMSPEQALGQPLDNRSDLYSLGLVLFELLTGERCFHADSELGVLEKVRMGRISDVQSINPSISREMAAIVNKCLQKNVEMRYPSARFLERDLKDLLVRQSSEPTDHDVAEYVNALLKGTKEQVEEVMSARFAVRVSDLALKKGTGMQSGELARTKLEDQPTTTAVVQKRAPAQIPIPLPELESMESTRSPWLVRAIVLLLIIIPVLIWIAWHA; this is encoded by the coding sequence ATGTCCCGACCCCTCCTCCTCGTTGTGGATGGCGAGTCCTTAAAATCGCCAGCTTTGGTCGCTACCCTTGAGTTGGATGGCTGGGATATCCGTTGGGCCTCGAACCAGGAGGCCCGCCACTTCATTGATTGGGGCCTGGAACCGAATCTGATCCTGTTGGACCCAGCTCATGGCGGCGAAGCCTCCTTCGAGGTCGCCAAACTGTTCCTGGCCCGCCTTCCGGGGCTTCCGGTGCTGGTGCTGCAGGGGGAGGAAACGGCACCTTACGCGAACTTTCCGAAGGTCTTCAAGGGCTACCTGTCCAAGGATGATGCGGTCCAGACTTGGCCTTCGGCCCTCCGGGCCTATAAACCGGACCTGTCGCGGAGTTCTGGCAGGTTCAGTTCCGAGGACATCTTCGGGGATCTGCTGGCGGATATCGAAGGCGAAACGGCGCCGCCTGCCAAGGATGTGAAGCCGCGCCCGGAAAAGGCCAGCCCGCCGGCACCTCCAGCCCCGGTCGCGCCCAAGGCAGCGGCAGCGGCTCCGGCAGCGCCTGCGGCTCCGGTCGTCCCGGCGCCAGCGCCGCCCAGGCCGGCCACTCCCAAGACCGCGGAAACAAAACCCGTGGTGCCGAAGATCCAGCTTCCGAAATTTCTGTTGCCCGCGCCCAAAGCGCAGCCGGCGCCACCGGCCCCGGCCATCCCGAAAATCACACTGAATCCAGCCTCCAAGGCCGCGGTGAAACCAGTCTCGGCGGTGCCGAGCTCGTCGCCTTCGCACAGCGCCCTATCGATCCCTTCCCCCGCGGCCACCCAGGCCATGAAGATCGAGCCTTTTGTGCCGCCACCACCAGCGCCGCCGCCACCGAAGGCCGGACTGGACAGCGATGACATTTTCGGCGGACTCCTGGAAGAGCTTGAAGGGAACGCCGGCGGAGGCATCGGCGCCGTGCTGGCGCAACCGGCCCCTGACCCCGAAGTCCGGAAACCCGAAGCGGCGCCCCCTGTGCCCCAGCCACCGGCTGCGGCCGCAGCGTTGGTTCCGGAGGCTCCGAAACTGGCAGCCCCGCCGCCGCCTATGGCCCAGGACAAGTCCTCCGAGGCGGTTCCCAAGACTGGCGACCAGCAGGATGACGAGTACACCCTCAGCGGCATTTCCGGCATCTTTGATCCGTTCGCCCTGGAGGCCGAGGCCACGGGTTCGGCGAGCATCGCAGGCCCCACGATCATGGACCGCCCACCGGCGCCCCTGCCGCCCAGCCTTATGGGAACCCAGGCCTTTCCGGACATGTCCGAACCCGCGCCCGCCAATGTGCTGGAGGAGTACGGGAACTACTACCTGCTGGAAAAGATCGCCGTGGGAGGCATGGCGGAGCTCTTCAAGGCCAAACAGCGCGGCGTGCAGGGGTTCCAGAAGATCGTGGCCATCAAGCGCATCCTGCCTCATCTTTCGGACAACGAAGAGTTCGTCACCATGTTCATCGACGAAGCGAAGCTGGCGGCCCAGCTGACGCATCCGAACATCGTGCAGATCTTTGATCTCGGAAAGGCCTCGGGATCCTACTACATCGCCATGGAGTACGTGGATGGCAAGGACCTCCGCTCCCTGCTCCGGAAGGTGCGGGAATACCGGCTGCCCTTTCCGGAGCCCGTGGCTGCCTTCGTGACCATGAAAGTGGCGGTGGCCCTGGACCATGCCCACCGCAAGAAGGCGCTCAACGACCGGGAACTAAAGCTGGTCCACCGGGACATCAGTCCCCAGAACATCCTGATCAGCAGCGACGGCGCTGTGAAGCTCGTGGACTTCGGCATTGCCAAAGCAGCCACCAAGAACACCCAGACCCTGGCAGGCGCCCTGAAGGGGAAGCTCCTGTACATGAGTCCGGAGCAGGCCCTCGGCCAGCCCCTGGACAACCGGTCAGACCTCTATTCGCTGGGTCTCGTGCTCTTCGAACTTCTGACAGGCGAGCGCTGTTTCCACGCGGATTCCGAGCTGGGAGTGCTCGAAAAGGTGCGCATGGGCCGCATCAGCGATGTGCAATCCATCAATCCATCCATCTCCCGGGAGATGGCGGCCATCGTGAACAAGTGCCTGCAAAAAAACGTGGAGATGCGGTATCCGTCGGCCCGGTTCCTGGAGCGGGATCTCAAAGATCTGCTGGTGCGCCAATCCAGCGAACCCACGGATCACGATGTGGCGGAATACGTGAACGCCCTGCTCAAGGGCACGAAAGAGCAGGTGGAGGAAGTCATGTCCGCCCGGTTTGCAGTCCGGGTCTCGGATCTGGCCTTGAAAAAAGGCACTGGGATGCAATCCGGGGAACTGGCTCGGACCAAACTGGAGGATCAGCCCACCACCACCGCAGTGGTCCAGAAGCGGGCGCCAGCGCAGATTCCCATCCCCTTGCCGGAGCTGGAATCCATGGAATCCACCCGATCACCGTGGCTGGTCCGGGCGATCGTGCTGCTCCTGATCATCATTCCAGTCCTGATCTGGATCGCCTGGCACGCCTGA
- a CDS encoding zinc finger Ran-binding domain-containing family 2 protein gives MLLMRQPAVELQQEPPKPPAGPRPWYVLTPSMKLQLIILIGALLYLRLWMRKRQRDQICSHCGHRNPTHRTNCSRCSAPLFGSKGL, from the coding sequence ATGTTACTGATGCGCCAGCCCGCCGTCGAACTCCAGCAGGAACCGCCCAAGCCGCCCGCCGGGCCGCGCCCTTGGTACGTGCTGACGCCCAGCATGAAACTGCAGCTGATCATCCTGATCGGCGCGCTGCTCTATCTGCGGCTGTGGATGCGCAAGCGCCAGCGCGATCAAATCTGTTCCCACTGCGGGCACCGCAACCCCACGCACCGGACCAACTGCTCCCGGTGTTCGGCTCCGTTATTCGGGAGCAAGGGACTTTGA
- the lepA gene encoding elongation factor 4, producing MAGSEHFVTDPQLIRNFSIVAHIDHGKSTLADRLLELTKTVAHRDMQAQMLDDMDLERERGITIKAHAVTCMYPAQDGKTYTLNLIDTPGHVDFTYEVSRSLAACEGAILVVDATQGVEAQTLANAYLALENGLEVFPVLNKTDLPSADPARVLEQIDTVIGLVDTAHAVNVSAKTGENCEAVLEQIVKCIPAPQGDKLGPLQALIFDCYYDPYRGIVSLIRIFNGTLKAGDQIRFMSNGSEYRVDEIGIFDPKMSKQPTMSVGEVGYLVASIKQLTDVKVGDTITHALTNSTTPATEMLKGFKEIQPVVFAGIFPTSSDDFENLRTAMDKLRLNDSSFTYEPETSTALGFGFRCGFLGLLHMEIVQERLEREFNLDLITTAPSVRYHVYLTDGDEVIVDNPSKLPPLQKIARIEEPIIEATILTRADFVGGLLKLCEERRGLQQRLEYVSSDRVMLVYELPLNEVVLDFYDKLKSLSKGYASFDYHMKHYTESDLVKMDLLVNGEPVDALSILVHRAKSNALGLALCQKMKEVIPQQMFDVAIQAAIGAKFIARTNVKARRKDVTAKCYGGDVSRKKKLLQKQKEGKKRMKSIGNVEIPQEAFLAILKVDN from the coding sequence ATGGCGGGTTCGGAGCACTTCGTGACTGATCCCCAACTGATCCGCAATTTTTCCATCGTGGCGCACATCGACCACGGCAAATCCACGTTGGCCGACCGTCTGCTGGAACTCACCAAGACCGTGGCCCACCGGGACATGCAGGCCCAGATGCTGGACGACATGGACCTGGAGCGGGAACGCGGCATCACCATCAAGGCCCACGCCGTGACCTGCATGTATCCCGCCCAGGACGGCAAGACCTACACCTTGAACCTCATCGACACGCCTGGCCACGTGGATTTCACCTACGAGGTGAGCCGCAGCCTCGCCGCCTGCGAAGGCGCCATCCTGGTGGTGGACGCGACCCAAGGCGTGGAGGCCCAGACCTTGGCCAATGCCTATCTCGCGCTGGAAAACGGCCTGGAAGTATTTCCCGTGCTCAACAAGACGGACCTCCCCAGCGCCGACCCCGCGCGGGTGCTGGAGCAGATCGACACGGTCATCGGGCTGGTGGACACGGCGCACGCCGTGAACGTCAGCGCAAAAACCGGTGAGAACTGCGAGGCGGTGCTCGAGCAGATCGTCAAGTGCATCCCGGCGCCCCAGGGCGACAAGCTGGGCCCGCTCCAGGCGCTCATCTTCGACTGCTACTACGATCCCTACCGCGGCATCGTGAGCCTCATCCGCATCTTCAACGGCACGCTGAAGGCCGGGGACCAGATCCGCTTCATGTCCAACGGCTCCGAATACCGCGTGGACGAGATCGGGATCTTCGATCCCAAGATGAGCAAGCAGCCAACCATGTCCGTGGGCGAAGTGGGCTACCTGGTGGCCTCGATCAAGCAGCTGACCGATGTGAAGGTCGGCGACACCATCACCCACGCCTTGACCAACAGCACCACCCCGGCCACGGAAATGCTCAAGGGCTTCAAGGAGATCCAGCCGGTGGTGTTCGCGGGAATCTTCCCCACCAGCAGCGATGATTTCGAAAATTTGCGCACCGCCATGGACAAGCTGCGCCTCAACGACAGCAGCTTCACCTACGAGCCCGAAACGTCCACGGCGCTGGGCTTCGGTTTCCGCTGCGGCTTCCTTGGGCTGTTGCACATGGAGATCGTGCAGGAGCGGCTGGAGCGCGAATTCAACCTGGACCTCATCACCACCGCGCCCAGCGTGCGCTATCACGTGTACCTGACCGACGGCGACGAGGTCATCGTGGACAACCCATCGAAGCTGCCCCCGCTCCAGAAGATCGCCCGCATCGAAGAGCCCATCATCGAGGCCACGATCCTCACCCGGGCGGATTTCGTGGGCGGCCTGCTCAAGCTTTGCGAAGAGCGCCGCGGCCTGCAACAAAGATTGGAATATGTCAGCAGCGACCGGGTGATGCTCGTCTATGAGCTGCCCCTGAACGAAGTGGTGCTGGACTTCTACGACAAGCTGAAATCCCTCTCCAAGGGCTATGCCAGCTTCGATTACCATATGAAGCACTACACGGAATCGGATCTGGTGAAGATGGATCTGCTGGTGAATGGCGAGCCCGTGGACGCGCTCTCCATCCTGGTGCACCGCGCCAAGAGCAATGCCCTGGGCCTCGCGCTTTGCCAGAAGATGAAGGAAGTGATCCCCCAGCAGATGTTCGATGTGGCCATCCAGGCGGCCATCGGCGCCAAGTTCATCGCCCGCACCAATGTGAAGGCCCGCCGAAAAGACGTGACCGCCAAGTGCTACGGTGGCGACGTGTCCCGAAAGAAAAAGCTGCTGCAGAAACAGAAGGAAGGCAAGAAACGCATGAAGTCCATCGGCAATGTGGAGATCCCGCAGGAAGCCTTCCTGGCCATTCTGAAAGTTGATAACTAG
- a CDS encoding nuclear transport factor 2 family protein, producing the protein MKEVAMLLFMPALAMNAPAAQTPGDVLDLWHLAAAQADAELYFSLMAPGAVFLGTDATERWTKDEFRVWAEPYFKKGKAWAFKSVKRHMGFSRDGSTAWFDEDLDTPNLGPARGSGVLVKQGGAWRIAQYNLSVPIPNPLMKQVKKEIEEHLKAVGK; encoded by the coding sequence ATGAAGGAGGTGGCCATGCTGCTCTTCATGCCTGCCCTGGCGATGAACGCGCCCGCGGCGCAGACGCCCGGAGACGTACTCGACCTATGGCATCTCGCGGCGGCGCAGGCCGACGCGGAGCTGTACTTCAGCCTGATGGCTCCGGGCGCGGTGTTCCTGGGGACCGACGCCACCGAACGCTGGACCAAGGACGAATTCCGCGTCTGGGCGGAACCCTATTTCAAGAAAGGCAAGGCCTGGGCCTTCAAGTCCGTGAAACGCCATATGGGCTTTTCCAGGGATGGAAGCACCGCCTGGTTCGACGAGGACCTGGACACGCCGAACCTGGGCCCTGCGCGGGGATCCGGCGTGCTCGTGAAGCAGGGCGGCGCCTGGCGCATCGCCCAGTACAACCTCAGCGTCCCCATTCCAAACCCGCTGATGAAGCAGGTGAAGAAAGAGATCGAGGAGCATCTGAAGGCGGTCGGGAAATGA
- a CDS encoding M20/M25/M40 family metallo-hydrolase, with amino-acid sequence MRAMVKAVLVFTLIHLVPFVAQAQAPTERHRPAAARILGASLQSSTAYDQLGELCDQVGNRISGSERLDKAIDWAVKTMKADGLQNVHTEKILVPYWRRGAEKAWTITPQRHELSILGLGMSVATPKGGITAEVAVVGSFAELDKLGEAGARGKIVLYDVPFTGYGQTVAYRVFGASRAAKYGAVAALVRSVGSLSFDTPHTGTLAYDEKLPKIPSAAVSIENSAMMGRMARRGETIQLHLELENELIPNQPSANVVGEIVGSEKPLEVVLLGGHLDSWDVGQGAQDDGVGCMISLGAAKAILDAGLKPKRTVRVVFFTNEENGDFGGKGYRDAHQAELVNFVAALESDSGNGPVKGFSLDFQGEGRNKAAAATPEAKARADKGLALLKSVAPLLEPLDATRMEMGGSGTDIGPTVNAGVPGVGVNHDTTHYWEIHHTKADTFDKIIKLDMQKNIAAVGIMAYVLAEMEETLR; translated from the coding sequence ATGCGCGCGATGGTCAAGGCGGTCCTTGTTTTCACTTTGATCCACCTGGTCCCCTTCGTGGCGCAGGCGCAGGCGCCAACCGAGCGCCACCGCCCCGCCGCCGCGCGGATCCTGGGCGCTTCGCTTCAGTCGTCCACGGCCTACGACCAGCTCGGGGAACTCTGCGACCAGGTGGGGAACCGCATCAGCGGTTCCGAGCGGTTGGACAAGGCCATCGACTGGGCCGTGAAGACCATGAAAGCCGATGGACTGCAGAACGTGCACACCGAAAAAATCCTGGTGCCTTATTGGAGACGAGGCGCGGAAAAAGCCTGGACCATCACGCCCCAGCGGCATGAACTGTCCATCCTGGGCCTGGGCATGAGCGTAGCGACGCCCAAGGGCGGCATCACGGCGGAGGTGGCGGTGGTGGGCAGCTTCGCTGAACTGGACAAGCTCGGCGAGGCCGGGGCCAGAGGCAAGATCGTGCTCTACGACGTGCCCTTCACCGGCTACGGCCAGACCGTCGCGTACCGGGTGTTCGGCGCCTCCCGCGCGGCCAAATACGGCGCGGTGGCGGCCCTGGTGCGTTCGGTGGGCAGCCTCAGCTTCGACACGCCGCATACCGGAACCCTGGCCTACGACGAGAAGCTGCCGAAGATCCCCTCCGCGGCGGTGTCCATCGAGAATTCCGCGATGATGGGGCGCATGGCCCGGCGCGGCGAGACCATCCAGCTGCATCTGGAGCTGGAGAACGAACTCATCCCCAACCAGCCGTCGGCCAACGTGGTGGGAGAGATCGTCGGTTCCGAAAAACCCCTGGAGGTGGTGCTCCTGGGCGGCCATCTCGATAGCTGGGATGTGGGGCAGGGGGCCCAGGACGATGGCGTGGGCTGCATGATCTCGCTGGGGGCCGCGAAGGCGATCCTGGACGCAGGCCTGAAACCCAAACGCACCGTCCGCGTGGTCTTCTTCACCAACGAGGAGAACGGCGACTTTGGCGGCAAGGGCTACCGTGACGCGCACCAAGCCGAGCTTGTGAATTTCGTCGCGGCCCTGGAGAGCGACAGCGGCAACGGGCCCGTGAAGGGCTTCAGCCTGGACTTCCAGGGGGAGGGCCGCAACAAGGCCGCCGCCGCCACGCCCGAAGCGAAGGCGCGCGCCGACAAGGGCCTTGCGTTGCTGAAATCCGTCGCACCGCTGCTGGAGCCCCTCGACGCCACCCGGATGGAGATGGGCGGCAGCGGCACCGACATCGGCCCGACCGTGAACGCGGGCGTTCCCGGCGTCGGCGTCAACCATGACACGACCCATTACTGGGAAATCCACCACACCAAGGCCGACACTTTCGACAAGATCATCAAACTCGACATGCAGAAGAACATCGCCGCCGTGGGAATCATGGCCTATGTGCTGGCAGAGATGGAGGAGACGCTGCGGTAG
- a CDS encoding HAMP domain-containing histidine kinase, giving the protein MPEIRLVLSFILGTVFLLAVGGLALFAMAQAKNRIIREQRRSLEAEQRFRKTQEAFMDNAHHELRTPLQVLTGHLQMLEVLGPTPEQTLILDKARGAADRLGRQVEGLLDLSSLAQGTLVLRPGLEDLGAHLQPIADDFRAQALAKGLTPAVALDPLPRPVRCDAPRLCKALEALLDNALGFTERGNVAFRLRATPEPGAWHLRFEIEDEGPGLPPDWERLMHPFEQEERSLRRRRGGLGIGLPLAVGIVELMGGRLGLIPKATGTQAWVEITLSESAV; this is encoded by the coding sequence GTGCCGGAAATCCGCCTGGTCCTGAGCTTCATCCTTGGAACCGTCTTCCTGTTGGCGGTGGGGGGGCTGGCGCTGTTCGCCATGGCTCAGGCCAAGAACCGCATCATCCGCGAGCAGCGCCGCTCCCTGGAGGCGGAACAGCGGTTCCGGAAGACCCAGGAAGCCTTCATGGACAACGCCCACCACGAGTTGAGGACACCCCTGCAGGTGCTGACGGGGCACCTCCAGATGCTTGAGGTCCTCGGCCCGACACCTGAGCAGACCCTCATCCTGGACAAAGCGAGGGGCGCCGCCGATCGCTTGGGGCGCCAGGTCGAGGGCCTTCTTGATCTTTCAAGCCTGGCCCAGGGCACCCTCGTCCTCCGCCCAGGCTTGGAGGATCTCGGCGCGCATCTTCAACCCATCGCCGATGACTTCAGGGCCCAGGCCCTGGCCAAGGGGCTCACCCCCGCCGTTGCGCTGGACCCGCTACCCCGTCCGGTGCGCTGCGATGCCCCGAGGCTCTGCAAGGCTCTGGAAGCCTTGCTGGACAACGCTCTGGGATTCACCGAGCGGGGCAACGTCGCCTTCCGCCTGAGGGCCACCCCCGAGCCTGGAGCATGGCATCTCCGCTTCGAGATCGAGGATGAGGGCCCGGGCCTGCCGCCGGACTGGGAGCGCCTGATGCACCCTTTCGAGCAGGAGGAGCGCAGCCTCCGCCGTCGCCGGGGCGGCCTTGGCATCGGCCTGCCCCTGGCGGTGGGCATCGTGGAGTTGATGGGCGGGCGATTGGGGTTGATTCCAAAGGCGACTGGAACGCAGGCCTGGGTGGAGATCACCCTGAGCGAGTCCGCGGTTTGA